Proteins encoded within one genomic window of Phototrophicus methaneseepsis:
- a CDS encoding dihydrodipicolinate synthase family protein: protein MMKLKGVIPPMLTPLSNGEVDAEATKRLIHHLIESGVAGIFVMGSTGEGPWLNQHQRKALLAATVDAVDGRVPILAGALEPGTGPTLEAIQLIAGYAVDVVVVATPYYFQADAATQAEHARIIADESPLPVMLYNIPQMTHNPLRAETVAQLLDHENIIGIKDSQGDWANFEALLKLKEQRADFIISQGAEAQGAQSALAGADVLVPGISNLIPEKFVSVMNQASLGHTDEVHAMADEISGVMKGIYGDGFWLPRMKYAASLRGFGDGSRLAPAPPLAEAEKEAVRSYVERYLDKT from the coding sequence ATGATGAAGCTCAAGGGTGTCATCCCGCCAATGCTGACGCCATTATCCAATGGGGAAGTCGATGCTGAGGCGACCAAACGGCTCATTCATCATCTGATCGAAAGCGGCGTTGCCGGCATTTTCGTCATGGGCAGCACAGGCGAAGGGCCCTGGCTCAACCAACATCAGCGCAAAGCCCTATTGGCCGCCACTGTCGATGCTGTGGATGGTCGCGTGCCGATCCTGGCCGGGGCGCTGGAACCGGGCACAGGCCCCACGCTGGAAGCGATCCAACTCATTGCAGGCTACGCCGTCGATGTGGTGGTGGTGGCAACACCTTATTACTTCCAGGCGGATGCGGCTACACAAGCCGAGCATGCGCGCATCATCGCTGACGAATCGCCCTTACCTGTGATGCTCTACAACATCCCTCAGATGACGCACAATCCGCTGCGAGCAGAGACTGTCGCCCAACTGCTGGACCACGAAAACATCATCGGCATTAAAGACAGCCAGGGTGATTGGGCCAATTTTGAAGCCCTGCTCAAGCTTAAAGAACAACGTGCCGATTTCATCATCAGCCAGGGTGCGGAAGCACAGGGCGCACAATCCGCGCTCGCCGGGGCGGATGTCCTGGTACCGGGGATTTCTAACCTCATCCCTGAGAAATTCGTCAGCGTGATGAACCAGGCCAGCTTAGGCCATACCGATGAAGTTCACGCGATGGCAGATGAGATCAGCGGTGTGATGAAAGGCATTTATGGCGATGGCTTCTGGCTGCCACGTATGAAATATGCGGCTTCGCTGCGCGGCTTTGGCGATGGCAGCCGTCTCGCGCCAGCGCCCCCCTTAGCAGAAGCCGAAAAAGAAGCTGTACGCAGTTATGTCGAGCGCTATCTCGATAAAACGTAA
- a CDS encoding glycoside hydrolase family 31 protein yields MVPQQFRLDVQPIASSNAIVRLGHARFTVLTERLVRLEYDPNDQFEDRATQTMWYRQQPVPDFAVHGEDGWVIIETAALVLRYQEGEPFTRHSLSIQVKATDVEWHPGDIDDENLKGTMRTLDMVNGYTPLSEGLISRSGWYLLDDSETFVFNDQSWLEARNSESMDWYFFAYGHDYKAALADYCTVSGSMPLIPRWILGNWWSRYWAYSETELKALLNDFQAHEIPLAVCIIDMDWHVTETGNNSTGWTGYTWNEDLFPDPKRMIDFIHEKGLRTALNLHPAEGIHPHEIQYEQMAQIMGIDPASKKPVEFDITDPAFADAYFEVLHHPYEDMGVDFWWLDWQQGLTCKIENLDPLWFINHLHFQDLGRDTTRRPFIFSRWGNEGHQRYPIGFSGDSYITWDTLSFQSYMTPTASNVAYGWWSHDIGGHTSGEGDTELFTRWVQFGVFSPIMRIHSTKGYFYDVRPWVFDDAEVRNVLRDTMQLRHALIPYLYTMAWRAYQDSLPLMLPMYYEYPEAEEAYHCPQQYLFGSELIAAPFVDPADPDTGLARQVVWLPEGDWYNVFTGETYQGNRWHAIYGKLKDIPLFAKAGAILPMGPMSGWGGIENPDELHLHVFAGADHSFTLYEDDGESREYLQDHACLTTISQQWGGDQLTVTVDPAEGDTSLIPQERTVVLHLHGVSPMAQITATVDGSTLETASFYDSDTEILTIEGLQLTPNARLSVSLQTSEASLRVHRDRKLEKLTRMLRAFRLNTGVRNKMAEHFEEILADPDAIAPYLVMMQPAHIRALCELLYDAGVQFIKDTHDPVLLILWNNNQDKAITYRYGDAYLHFGFVQSAHQHQDVVPCSKIIVPEVQSWKHGALGEHVQHTQWQVDVAYHDITTVTESHRERTP; encoded by the coding sequence ATGGTTCCACAGCAGTTTAGGCTGGACGTGCAACCTATTGCGTCCAGTAATGCGATTGTGCGCCTGGGGCATGCTCGCTTCACGGTCCTGACGGAGCGGCTCGTCCGGCTGGAATACGATCCTAATGATCAATTTGAAGACCGCGCCACCCAGACGATGTGGTATCGTCAACAACCTGTGCCAGATTTCGCCGTACATGGCGAAGACGGCTGGGTCATCATCGAGACAGCGGCCCTCGTCTTGCGCTATCAAGAAGGTGAGCCGTTCACGCGCCACAGCTTGTCTATCCAGGTTAAAGCGACGGATGTTGAATGGCATCCTGGCGATATTGATGATGAAAATCTCAAGGGCACCATGCGTACTCTGGATATGGTCAATGGTTATACCCCCCTCAGCGAAGGGCTGATTTCTCGCTCTGGCTGGTACCTGCTGGATGACTCTGAAACATTTGTGTTCAACGACCAATCCTGGTTAGAAGCGCGTAACAGCGAGTCAATGGATTGGTACTTCTTCGCCTATGGGCACGACTATAAGGCGGCCCTGGCCGATTATTGCACTGTCAGTGGCTCAATGCCGCTCATCCCACGCTGGATCCTCGGCAACTGGTGGAGCCGCTACTGGGCTTATAGCGAAACAGAACTCAAGGCGCTGCTCAATGACTTTCAGGCGCATGAAATCCCGCTCGCCGTCTGTATCATTGATATGGACTGGCATGTGACCGAGACGGGTAACAACAGCACCGGCTGGACGGGCTATACCTGGAATGAGGACCTGTTCCCGGACCCCAAGCGTATGATTGATTTCATCCATGAGAAGGGCTTGCGCACGGCGTTGAATTTGCACCCTGCGGAAGGCATTCATCCGCATGAAATCCAGTATGAACAAATGGCGCAGATCATGGGCATTGACCCAGCCAGCAAGAAGCCTGTCGAGTTCGACATTACAGACCCGGCTTTCGCCGATGCTTATTTTGAGGTACTGCATCACCCCTATGAGGACATGGGCGTTGACTTCTGGTGGTTGGATTGGCAGCAGGGCCTGACGTGCAAAATTGAAAATCTGGACCCGCTGTGGTTCATCAACCATCTGCACTTCCAGGATTTAGGCCGCGATACGACCCGTCGCCCATTCATCTTCTCCCGGTGGGGCAATGAAGGCCACCAACGCTATCCGATTGGCTTCTCCGGCGATAGTTACATCACCTGGGATACTCTCAGCTTCCAATCGTATATGACGCCGACCGCTTCCAACGTCGCTTATGGTTGGTGGAGCCATGACATCGGCGGGCATACCAGCGGCGAAGGTGATACAGAGCTCTTCACGCGGTGGGTGCAGTTCGGTGTATTCAGCCCGATTATGCGCATTCACAGCACCAAGGGCTATTTTTATGATGTGCGGCCCTGGGTCTTTGATGATGCCGAAGTGCGGAACGTCCTGCGCGATACGATGCAGCTGCGCCATGCGCTCATTCCGTATCTCTATACGATGGCTTGGCGGGCGTACCAGGATAGTTTGCCGCTGATGCTGCCCATGTACTATGAATACCCTGAAGCGGAAGAAGCCTATCACTGCCCGCAGCAGTATCTATTCGGCTCTGAGCTTATCGCAGCGCCCTTCGTTGATCCAGCAGACCCGGATACAGGGCTGGCACGTCAGGTTGTGTGGCTGCCGGAAGGCGATTGGTATAACGTCTTCACTGGCGAAACTTACCAGGGCAACCGCTGGCACGCCATCTATGGCAAGCTGAAAGATATTCCGCTGTTTGCGAAGGCCGGGGCTATCCTGCCGATGGGTCCGATGAGCGGCTGGGGTGGCATCGAAAACCCGGATGAACTTCATCTGCACGTCTTCGCCGGGGCAGATCACAGCTTTACCCTGTACGAAGATGATGGCGAATCGCGCGAATATCTCCAGGATCATGCTTGCCTGACGACCATCAGCCAGCAGTGGGGCGGCGACCAGCTCACCGTCACAGTGGACCCCGCGGAAGGGGATACCAGCCTGATTCCGCAGGAACGTACCGTCGTGCTGCATCTCCATGGTGTGTCACCGATGGCACAGATCACGGCCACTGTGGATGGCAGCACCCTTGAAACGGCTTCTTTCTATGACAGCGACACGGAAATCCTGACGATTGAAGGCCTGCAACTGACGCCGAACGCGCGCCTGAGTGTGTCGCTGCAAACGAGTGAGGCCTCATTGCGAGTCCATCGTGATCGTAAGCTGGAAAAGCTGACGCGGATGCTGCGTGCCTTCCGGCTGAATACGGGCGTGCGCAATAAGATGGCCGAGCACTTTGAGGAAATCCTGGCGGACCCGGATGCTATCGCGCCTTACCTGGTGATGATGCAGCCCGCCCACATCCGCGCCCTCTGTGAACTACTCTATGATGCTGGTGTGCAGTTCATCAAAGATACGCATGACCCGGTGCTGTTAATCCTATGGAACAACAACCAGGATAAGGCCATCACCTATCGTTATGGGGATGCTTATCTGCACTTTGGCTTTGTGCAGTCGGCCCATCAACATCAGGATGTGGTGCCATGCTCCAAGATCATCGTGCCGGAGGTACAATCCTGGAAGCACGGCGCACTGGGTGAACACGTCCAGCATACGCAGTGGCAGGTTGATGTAGCCTATCATGACATTACGACCGTGACCGAGAGCCACCGCGAACGCACCCCTTAG
- a CDS encoding carbohydrate ABC transporter permease, with the protein MERGFLSNIELRTPGGRIYYVAATIALLLIAVVTLFPFFFAFTSGLKNSTEIFAGGLNLFPQTPLWQNYEQAWRQFDMVRMFKNSLVIVSVGVVLRLVVSGAAAYSLSILKPIGGRFLTVGFLLTLMVPSIAYFVPLYTTIADMPIIHVSLLNSYWALWLVYCVDAFSIFVFKTFFDTIPRDLIDSARVDGANPLQLLVNIIFPLSRSITVVLAVLAFVALWKDFLLPYLVITDPQAQPITVRLFYLADDYSVNLQMAASFISLLPPLLIAIVLQRYMKIGVTLGAVKG; encoded by the coding sequence ATGGAACGCGGTTTTTTATCAAATATTGAGCTTCGTACACCCGGCGGGCGTATTTATTATGTGGCAGCGACGATTGCATTGCTGTTGATCGCTGTGGTGACGTTGTTTCCCTTTTTCTTTGCCTTTACATCCGGCCTCAAAAACAGCACGGAAATCTTCGCTGGGGGTTTGAATTTATTCCCACAGACGCCCTTATGGCAGAATTATGAGCAGGCATGGCGCCAGTTCGATATGGTGCGCATGTTCAAGAATTCGCTGGTGATCGTGAGTGTGGGCGTTGTATTGCGGTTGGTTGTTTCTGGCGCGGCGGCTTACAGCCTCTCTATCTTAAAGCCAATCGGCGGGCGCTTCCTTACGGTGGGCTTTTTGCTGACGCTGATGGTGCCTTCCATTGCCTACTTTGTGCCGTTGTATACGACCATAGCTGATATGCCTATCATTCACGTAAGCTTGCTGAATTCGTATTGGGCCCTGTGGCTGGTTTACTGTGTTGATGCGTTTTCTATTTTCGTCTTCAAGACCTTCTTCGATACCATCCCGCGGGATTTAATCGACAGCGCGCGCGTTGATGGGGCGAACCCCCTGCAACTGCTCGTGAATATTATTTTCCCGCTGTCTCGGTCGATCACGGTGGTACTGGCTGTGCTGGCTTTCGTCGCTTTGTGGAAGGATTTCTTGCTGCCGTACCTGGTGATTACAGATCCACAAGCCCAGCCGATCACTGTACGCTTGTTTTATCTGGCTGACGATTATAGTGTTAATCTACAAATGGCAGCTTCGTTTATTTCATTGCTGCCGCCGCTGCTTATTGCCATTGTTTTGCAGCGATATATGAAAATTGGTGTAACCCTGGGCGCCGTTAAAGGCTAA
- a CDS encoding TIM-barrel domain-containing protein, whose product MMLRNRLLCLFLLLCMAPLHSQAQAGPYRTTISAAGHYLTIELLDDDLAHFEISPTAPAEGPIWASPMVAKTDYPGPSLVEQPTDDEILTPEMRLQIDAESLCVTIIDRTRDPELTLTTACPSLNDDNAINGLTFSAEGTTDIYGLGEQFRRRGGTDGNLMGDRRLMTNAYGNSLASFNGGNVGNAQFPIMYALGEDTHNYAIFVDHVYQQFWGFNADPFVMRTAQAPIRWYVMTGSDLPDLRADYMELTGRPPVPPQQLFGLWVSEYGYDDWAELSSVLASLREADFPVDGFLLDLLWFGGIAGESQMGSLTWDEANFPDPKAFIAQLRDEEGVSLMTIEEPYVAQSAENYQETLDAGVLVRDCADCDPVSLSGWWGFGGMVDWSDPDAAAWWHDVRRQPLVDAGIIGHWTDLGEPENYSEAAWYAGLPELDMHDEAAIHNLYNLLWSASIWDGYARNDVDQRPFSLSRSGTSGSQRYGVAMWSGDIAANMLSLTEQMNVQMQMSLSGIDYFGADVGGFYRQAFDPVLGMEGMYSVWLANAALLDVPLRPHAANQQNTYQTAPSLIGDVESNLANVRLRYELSPYLYTLAHRAYRTGEAIYPPLVYAFQEDMAVRAMGSQKMIGDQMMMATLTDYDPEITTVYLPEGGWFDYHTGAYTRSAGETVDVSSDEVLQAPLFVRDGAILPLMPVDAETLNVLGQRADGTQDESIVLNIYHAAEDGTFTLIEDDGQTMAYQDGAVRETTITHRAEGDNLIVTISAAGAYAGAPDTRPMTLRLYSPERTVGQVLLNGEALPSNDDLGWIQADSGVVEVHLGMVPMDEPQTIIFEPEQTSQVEAAPQEADVAAIERPLLLAHYMPWYQTPDVSGYWGWHWTMDHFNPSQTDEEGRAQIASQFMPLTGPYDSADEAVLEYQVLLMKLSGIDGVIADWYGTADFNDYATINAATEKLFEAITRAGLKFAICYEDRTLTNIVNATDMPHEDALQQGQADLQYAQQNWFGSEAYVTYQGQPLWFIFGPLYFRQPSDWETIFTGIEPTPGLVTLDGHMGFAALTSYPWPPMEMSGGIELPQSILQSYLERFYRNAERTEMIVGTAFPGFYDIYAEADVRSSYGYIDARDGDTLRETLAMALAANPEIIQLATWNDYGEGTTIEPTEDYGYTRLEIIQQTRQTIDSDFAATPDDLQLPFMLLQARRMYADDAEANQQLDAVFDAIVAGDLETARTILAEYPAS is encoded by the coding sequence ATGATGCTGCGGAACCGTTTATTATGCTTGTTCTTGTTATTGTGTATGGCCCCCCTGCATAGTCAGGCGCAGGCAGGCCCTTACCGGACGACGATCAGCGCGGCAGGCCATTATTTGACAATTGAACTACTGGATGATGACCTGGCGCATTTTGAAATTAGCCCCACCGCCCCGGCAGAGGGCCCCATCTGGGCCTCGCCCATGGTCGCCAAGACAGATTACCCCGGGCCATCCCTAGTGGAACAGCCCACAGATGATGAAATCCTCACGCCGGAGATGCGGCTGCAAATTGATGCAGAAAGCCTGTGCGTCACGATCATAGACCGCACGCGCGACCCGGAACTAACGCTGACGACGGCCTGCCCTTCCTTGAATGACGATAACGCGATCAATGGGCTGACCTTTAGCGCAGAGGGTACAACCGATATTTATGGGCTGGGGGAGCAATTCCGGCGGCGTGGCGGTACGGATGGCAATCTCATGGGGGATCGTCGTTTGATGACGAACGCTTATGGCAACAGCTTGGCTAGCTTTAACGGGGGCAATGTCGGTAATGCGCAGTTTCCCATCATGTATGCCCTGGGGGAAGACACCCATAATTACGCTATCTTCGTGGACCATGTTTACCAGCAATTCTGGGGCTTTAATGCCGACCCCTTCGTGATGCGTACGGCACAGGCCCCCATTCGCTGGTATGTGATGACGGGCAGTGATCTACCGGATTTACGGGCCGACTATATGGAACTGACCGGGCGGCCCCCTGTGCCACCACAGCAGCTATTCGGCCTATGGGTATCTGAATATGGGTATGATGATTGGGCAGAACTCAGCAGCGTGCTGGCGTCTCTGCGTGAGGCGGATTTCCCGGTTGATGGCTTCTTGCTGGATTTGCTCTGGTTTGGGGGCATCGCGGGCGAAAGCCAGATGGGTTCATTGACGTGGGATGAAGCCAACTTCCCGGACCCCAAGGCATTTATTGCGCAGCTACGAGATGAAGAAGGCGTCAGCCTCATGACGATTGAGGAGCCTTATGTCGCGCAATCTGCTGAGAATTATCAAGAAACGTTGGATGCAGGCGTGCTTGTGCGCGATTGTGCAGATTGTGACCCGGTCAGCCTGAGCGGGTGGTGGGGCTTCGGCGGGATGGTCGATTGGAGCGACCCTGATGCGGCTGCCTGGTGGCATGATGTGCGCCGCCAACCTCTGGTTGATGCTGGCATCATCGGCCATTGGACAGACCTGGGTGAACCGGAAAATTACAGTGAGGCGGCCTGGTATGCGGGCTTGCCTGAGCTGGATATGCACGATGAAGCCGCCATTCACAACCTGTATAACCTGCTCTGGTCCGCGAGTATATGGGACGGATATGCGCGCAATGATGTCGATCAACGGCCCTTCAGCTTATCGCGGTCGGGTACATCGGGCAGCCAGCGCTATGGCGTGGCGATGTGGTCCGGCGATATTGCCGCGAATATGCTCAGCCTGACGGAGCAGATGAACGTGCAAATGCAGATGTCGCTGAGTGGCATAGATTACTTCGGCGCGGATGTCGGCGGGTTTTATCGGCAAGCTTTTGACCCGGTGCTGGGTATGGAAGGCATGTATTCTGTATGGTTGGCGAATGCTGCCTTGCTGGATGTGCCCTTGCGGCCCCACGCTGCCAATCAACAGAACACTTACCAGACGGCCCCTTCGCTGATTGGGGATGTTGAGAGTAATCTGGCGAATGTACGGCTGCGGTATGAACTTAGCCCGTATCTCTACACATTGGCGCATCGTGCCTATCGTACTGGCGAGGCGATCTATCCGCCGCTGGTGTATGCCTTCCAGGAGGATATGGCCGTGCGAGCCATGGGCAGCCAGAAGATGATCGGCGACCAGATGATGATGGCGACCCTCACTGATTACGACCCGGAAATCACGACGGTTTATCTGCCGGAAGGTGGCTGGTTCGACTATCATACAGGGGCTTATACCCGGAGCGCAGGCGAGACGGTCGATGTCTCATCCGATGAGGTCTTGCAGGCGCCGCTTTTTGTACGCGATGGGGCTATTCTCCCCTTGATGCCTGTTGATGCCGAGACGCTGAATGTATTGGGGCAGCGTGCGGATGGTACTCAGGATGAGTCGATTGTGTTGAATATCTATCACGCGGCTGAGGATGGCACCTTCACGCTTATCGAGGATGACGGCCAGACGATGGCGTATCAGGATGGGGCTGTGCGCGAGACAACCATCACTCATAGGGCTGAAGGCGATAACCTCATTGTGACGATCAGTGCGGCGGGGGCTTATGCGGGTGCACCGGATACGCGCCCCATGACGCTGCGGCTTTACAGCCCGGAGCGCACAGTAGGCCAGGTTTTGCTGAATGGCGAGGCCCTGCCTAGCAATGATGACCTGGGCTGGATACAGGCTGATTCAGGCGTTGTTGAGGTCCATCTGGGGATGGTGCCGATGGATGAGCCGCAGACGATTATATTTGAGCCAGAACAGACATCGCAGGTTGAGGCCGCTCCGCAGGAGGCCGATGTCGCCGCCATTGAGCGGCCTTTGCTGCTGGCGCATTATATGCCCTGGTACCAGACGCCGGATGTCAGCGGGTATTGGGGCTGGCACTGGACGATGGACCACTTCAACCCGTCACAGACCGATGAAGAAGGCCGCGCACAGATTGCGTCTCAGTTTATGCCTCTGACGGGGCCTTATGACTCCGCGGATGAGGCTGTTCTGGAATATCAGGTGCTGTTGATGAAGCTCAGCGGGATTGATGGCGTCATCGCGGATTGGTACGGCACAGCAGATTTCAACGATTATGCCACCATCAACGCGGCGACGGAGAAACTCTTTGAAGCCATCACACGGGCCGGGTTGAAGTTCGCCATCTGCTATGAAGACCGCACCCTGACGAATATCGTCAATGCAACCGATATGCCCCACGAAGACGCGCTCCAACAAGGGCAGGCTGATTTACAATATGCGCAGCAGAACTGGTTTGGCAGCGAGGCCTATGTGACCTATCAGGGGCAGCCGTTGTGGTTTATCTTCGGGCCGCTGTACTTCCGCCAGCCAAGTGATTGGGAGACGATCTTCACAGGCATAGAGCCAACGCCTGGGTTGGTCACCTTGGATGGACATATGGGCTTTGCCGCCCTCACCAGCTATCCCTGGCCGCCGATGGAGATGTCTGGCGGTATTGAGCTGCCGCAATCCATCTTGCAAAGCTACTTAGAACGCTTTTATCGTAATGCAGAACGCACTGAGATGATCGTTGGCACGGCTTTCCCTGGCTTCTATGATATCTATGCGGAAGCAGACGTGCGTTCCAGCTATGGCTACATCGACGCACGTGATGGCGATACATTGCGGGAAACCTTAGCCATGGCGTTGGCGGCTAACCCTGAAATCATCCAACTGGCGACCTGGAATGATTATGGTGAAGGCACGACCATTGAGCCAACAGAGGATTACGGCTATACGCGCCTGGAGATCATCCAGCAGACGCGCCAGACCATAGACAGCGATTTTGCAGCCACGCCGGACGACTTACAACTGCCGTTTATGCTGTTGCAGGCACGTCGCATGTATGCGGATGATGCCGAAGCGAATCAACAGCTTGACGCCGTTTTCGATGCGATTGTGGCTGGCGACCTTGAGACAGCCCGCACAATCCTGGCAGAATATCCGGCCTCTTAA
- a CDS encoding extracellular solute-binding protein — MFRKMSFTSYRRTSLFLVAIFAMFSAQIFAVSAQDAAPVPDVLMLPEEIAGGEPVTITVAEMPSADQPEALATWQETAQRFMDLYPNVTIEGTELQYDPAAYTALIAGNQLPTLFRAYFTEPPKFISQGAVADLSPYLEAAGITGVFNPAILDVMSEGEAIYGIPKDAYALGLAYNIPMLEAAGFDGPPETWEELAEMAVAMTDRDNNVAGFAFINDGSGATGWHFTNIAYGFGATPQDIITDNGDGTYTATFDQGATVDAMEYVQDLRWEYDVLPGATLDWGSISEALVSNRVAMAIYAGDQFNWVYTQFPDANLADFGYAATPAGPNGRITLSGGNLWMVAASATEGEQEAAAYFQLWRQFDPVEMQTAIEVTTEAVGMPTLPLFVGDYQDQYEAFREPYNKLPVENYAPFVDAVTGGEVTIQAEPDPNVQDYYLEIGTLVSEVLSVEDVDVQSRLTEIAQDFQAFVLDR; from the coding sequence ATGTTTCGCAAAATGTCTTTTACTTCTTATCGCAGAACGTCGCTCTTTTTGGTAGCGATTTTTGCGATGTTCAGCGCACAGATTTTTGCTGTGAGTGCGCAGGACGCCGCTCCCGTTCCCGATGTTTTGATGCTGCCGGAAGAAATTGCCGGTGGTGAACCTGTTACCATTACTGTTGCTGAAATGCCCTCTGCAGATCAACCAGAAGCGCTCGCAACCTGGCAAGAAACAGCCCAGCGCTTCATGGATCTGTACCCGAATGTGACGATTGAAGGCACGGAATTACAATATGATCCCGCCGCCTATACCGCTTTAATTGCAGGCAACCAACTGCCGACCCTGTTCCGCGCATATTTCACAGAGCCGCCCAAGTTCATCAGCCAGGGCGCTGTTGCAGATCTCTCCCCGTATCTTGAAGCAGCAGGCATCACCGGTGTGTTCAACCCGGCGATTCTGGACGTGATGAGCGAAGGCGAAGCGATTTATGGCATCCCGAAAGACGCTTATGCCCTTGGCCTGGCTTATAACATCCCCATGCTAGAGGCTGCTGGCTTCGATGGCCCGCCGGAAACCTGGGAAGAACTGGCTGAAATGGCCGTTGCTATGACCGACCGTGACAACAATGTGGCTGGCTTCGCCTTCATCAATGATGGTAGCGGCGCGACTGGCTGGCACTTTACCAATATCGCTTATGGCTTCGGTGCGACCCCGCAAGACATCATCACCGATAATGGCGATGGCACCTATACCGCGACCTTCGACCAGGGCGCAACTGTGGACGCTATGGAATATGTCCAGGACCTGCGTTGGGAATATGATGTGCTGCCGGGCGCAACGCTCGATTGGGGCAGCATCTCCGAAGCATTGGTTTCCAACCGCGTTGCGATGGCTATTTACGCTGGTGACCAGTTCAACTGGGTTTATACACAATTCCCAGATGCCAACTTGGCAGACTTCGGCTATGCAGCGACCCCTGCTGGCCCGAATGGCCGTATCACCCTCTCTGGCGGTAACCTGTGGATGGTCGCTGCCTCCGCAACAGAAGGTGAACAAGAAGCGGCTGCTTACTTCCAACTGTGGCGCCAGTTCGACCCGGTGGAAATGCAGACAGCTATCGAAGTGACCACAGAAGCTGTTGGTATGCCAACACTCCCATTGTTCGTTGGCGATTATCAGGATCAGTACGAAGCTTTCCGCGAGCCGTACAACAAACTCCCCGTTGAAAATTATGCCCCCTTCGTGGATGCCGTTACGGGTGGCGAAGTCACCATCCAGGCTGAGCCAGACCCGAATGTTCAGGATTACTACCTGGAAATTGGTACACTGGTGAGCGAAGTTCTGAGTGTTGAGGACGTTGATGTTCAGTCCCGCTTGACAGAAATTGCACAGGACTTCCAGGCTTTCGTTCTGGATCGTTAA
- a CDS encoding carbohydrate ABC transporter permease, producing MTSPYTLHPNVASSEGQETRYAKFRSKFTTQVVAYLFLLPAILAFALFAWLPILKSIQMSFQNVTLGGQATWVGLDNFQLMLKDPALQVVWKNSLEFTVWSLLLGYLVPVVLAILVREMRFFQGFFRVVYFLPTVVPAAIAVIIWRFIYDPDGGVLNELLAQFGIARQLWLQDASLAKPALVAVMTWSGFGTTALIYLASLQDVSQDLYEAAELDGASPLQRIIHISLPHLYPIMSLMLVLQIITVVQVFTEPFLLTNGGPGRETLTPAMHIYNRAFIRLDMGYASAWSVVMILVLLVFSAFYQYANSRLSDR from the coding sequence ATGACTTCTCCCTATACGCTTCATCCCAATGTGGCTTCGTCAGAAGGCCAAGAGACGCGTTACGCCAAATTCCGCAGTAAGTTCACCACACAAGTCGTCGCCTATCTCTTCTTGCTACCTGCGATATTAGCTTTTGCCCTGTTTGCATGGCTGCCCATCCTGAAGTCCATCCAGATGAGCTTTCAGAATGTCACGCTGGGTGGTCAGGCGACGTGGGTCGGGTTAGATAACTTCCAGTTGATGTTGAAGGACCCGGCTTTGCAAGTCGTCTGGAAGAACAGCCTCGAATTTACGGTATGGAGTTTACTCCTCGGCTATCTCGTCCCGGTGGTGCTGGCTATCCTCGTGCGAGAGATGCGCTTCTTCCAGGGCTTTTTCAGGGTGGTTTACTTCCTGCCGACAGTCGTCCCGGCGGCGATTGCTGTGATTATCTGGCGCTTTATCTATGACCCGGATGGTGGTGTGCTCAATGAGTTGCTGGCGCAGTTTGGCATTGCACGGCAATTGTGGTTACAGGATGCTTCCCTGGCGAAGCCAGCCCTCGTCGCTGTGATGACGTGGAGCGGCTTTGGTACCACAGCGCTGATCTATCTGGCGAGTTTGCAAGATGTCTCTCAGGATTTGTATGAAGCAGCAGAATTGGATGGCGCGTCACCGTTGCAGCGTATTATCCACATTTCTCTGCCGCATCTGTATCCGATTATGTCGCTTATGCTGGTCTTGCAGATTATCACCGTTGTGCAGGTCTTTACGGAGCCGTTCTTGCTGACGAATGGTGGCCCCGGACGAGAAACACTGACCCCAGCGATGCATATCTATAACCGGGCCTTTATCCGCCTGGATATGGGCTATGCTTCTGCATGGAGTGTGGTCATGATCCTCGTGCTGCTGGTGTTCTCGGCATTTTATCAATATGCCAACAGCCGCCTTTCGGATCGCTGA